A DNA window from Vanessa cardui chromosome 16, ilVanCard2.1, whole genome shotgun sequence contains the following coding sequences:
- the LOC124536500 gene encoding pupal cuticle protein G1A-like, with product MFKFVVLCAFLAAATAEPSAIISHLGYSANIVAPATTVVSSYPNNLFYSAPYYSSAPLAYSTPLGYSHLIKKRSAPLAVSSYIAPSAYFAPAPIATTYAAAHLTPTFAAAAPLTTTYAAAAPLATTYTTAGHLATTYSSPFYAGAAHLIKKRSAAYIAPSTFVPSTPYSAVTPYYTYPYAAAGPYVPAPLISSSPLAFNTHFIKKRSAGLAAYAAPASYSHTSRFDFQAASPAITYTSYAAASPLAYTRPIAYPNLY from the coding sequence CGCACTTGGGATACTCAGCGAACATAGTGGCTCCAGCGACGACTGTTGTCTCAAGCTATCCCAACAACCTGTTCTACTCGGCGCCTTACTACTCGTCGGCACCTCTGGCTTACTCCACACCATTGGGCTACTCTCATCTCATCAAGAAACGGTCCGCTCCCCTAGCAGTGAGCAGCTACATCGCACCCTCAGCGTACTTTGCGCCTGCTCCTATCGCCACCACATACGCCGCTGCCCATCTGACCCCAACTTTCGCCGCGGCCGCTCCTTTGACTACCACTTACGCCGCAGCTGCTCCTCTGGCGACCACTTACACCACTGCTGGTCACCTCGCGACGACCTACTCCTCGCCTTTCTACGCTGGTGCCGCCCATCTGATCAAGAAGAGGTCCGCTGCTTACATCGCTCCCTCTACATTTGTGCCGTCGACTCCTTACTCCGCTGTGACTCCTTACTACACATACCCTTACGCCGCAGCCGGCCCCTATGTGCCAGCCCCTCTGATCTCCTCCTCTCCTCTTGCCTTCAACACCCACTTCATTAAGAAGCGGTCTGCAGGTTTAGCTGCATACGCTGCCCCCGCTTCCTACTCACACACCTCTAGATTTGACTTCCAGGCTGCATCCCCTGCCATTACTTACACTTCCTACGCTGCTGCATCTCCCCTGGCTTACACTAGGCCAATCGCTTACCCTAACTTGTACTGA
- the LOC124536501 gene encoding pupal cuticle protein G1A-like has product MFKFAVLCAFLAAVTAEPSGLGRTIYSTFGYASNIEAPATTVISSYPNNLFYSSAPLAYSTPLGYSHLIKKRSAPLAVSSYIAPSAYFASAPFATTYAAAHLTPTFAAAAPLTTTYAAAAPLATTYTTAGHLATTYSSPFYAGAAHLIKKRSAAYIAPSTFVPSIPYSAVTPYYTYPYAAAGPYVPAPLISSSPLAFNTHFIKKRSAGLAAYAAPASYSHTSRFDFQTASPAITYTSYAGPAPLSYAHSFAFPQYLK; this is encoded by the coding sequence ATGTTCAAGTTCGCAGTGTTGTGCGCTTTCCTGGCTGCGGTCACGGCCGAACCTAGCGGTCTTGGCCGAACCATCTATTCGACCTTTGGATACGCATCTAACATAGAGGCGCCTGCGACGACTGTTATCTCAAGCTATCCCAACAACCTGTTCTACTCGTCGGCACCTCTGGCTTACTCAACACCATTGGGCTACTCTCATCTCATCAAGAAGCGGTCCGCTCCCCTAGCAGTGAGCAGCTACATCGCACCCTCAGCGTACTTTGCGTCTGCTCCTTTCGCCACCACATACGCCGCTGCCCACCTGACCCCAACTTTCGCTGCGGCCGCTCCTTTGACTACCACTTACGCCGCAGCTGCTCCTCTGGCGACCACTTACACCACTGCTGGTCATCTCGCGACGACCTACTCCTCGCCTTTCTACGCTGGTGCCGCCCATCTGATCAAGAAGAGGTCCGCTGCTTACATCGCTCCCTCTACATTTGTGCCGTCGATTCCTTACTCCGCTGTGACTCCTTACTACACATACCCTTACGCCGCCGCCGGCCCCTATGTGCCAGCCCCTCTGATCTCCTCCTCTCCTCTTGCCTTCAACACCCACTTCATTAAGAAGCGGTCTGCAGGTTTAGCTGCATACGCTGCCCCCGCTTCCTACTCACACACCTCTAGATTTGACTTCCAGACTGCATCCCCTGCCATTACTTACACTTCTTACGCCGGACCTGCCCCTTTGAGTTACGCTCACTCATTCGCTTTCCCTCAGTATCTGAAATAA